In the genome of Taeniopygia guttata chromosome 26, bTaeGut7.mat, whole genome shotgun sequence, one region contains:
- the BLACAT1 gene encoding bladder cancer associated transcript 1, which produces MPQFTFACFCGLHGFCKMKRKKEEAGGGQETAV; this is translated from the coding sequence ATGCCCCAGTTCACCTTCGCCTGTTTCTGTGGCCTCCACGGCTTCTGcaagatgaagaggaagaaggaagaggcCGGCGGGGGGCAGGAGACGGCCGTGTGA